Proteins encoded in a region of the Sugiyamaella lignohabitans strain CBS 10342 chromosome B, complete sequence genome:
- a CDS encoding Cell wall endo-beta-1,3-glucanase has translation MGRPDLHKVFYGMNYTPRNAQYPECGVTQKDVTLDVALLSQLTDRIRIYGTDCNQGALILNAFQDLGLTNMSLSLGIWIDKSHESSIRQLTEMEHLLSKYPLHYFNSILVGNEVLFRGDLSTGELIRYIDYVQDYLRYINAGHIPVGTSEIGSKWTPELAKHVDIMAANIHPFFGGVHVSISAKWTYDFLLQQVVPHIHPENATSIISEVGWPSGGGHIQGSVAGLSELQSFLDSWICDPLDSTHKDIGWYWFEAIDQPWKERWNTPDSQWETQWGLFNADRELKNITIPTCTLQRRAKEKN, from the coding sequence ATGGGAAGGCCAGACCTTCACAAGGTATTCTATGGCATGAATTACACGCCTCGTAATGCTCAGTATCCAGAGTGCGGGGTCACTCAGAAAGACGTTACCTTGGACGTTGCTCTGCTGTCGCAGCTCACTGACCGGATAAGAATATACGGTACCGACTGTAATCAAGGAGCACTGATCCTAAATGCTTTCCAGGACCTGGGACTGACCAACATGTCGTTGTCATTAGGAATATGGATTGACAAGAGCCACGAGTCGTCAATTCGCCAACTGACCGAGATGGAGCACCTTCTGTCGAAATACCCTCTGCACTACTTCAACTCCATCCTAGTTGGAAACGAGGTACTTTTCCGAGGAGACCTGTCAACCGGCGAGCTTATCCGGTACATTGACTATGTGCAAGACTACCTTCGATATATCAATGCCGGACACATTCCAGTCGGAACGTCCGAAATCGGGTCGAAATGGACACCAGAACTAGCCAAGCATGTGGATATCATGGCTGCCAATATCCATCCATTCTTTGGAGGAGTCCATGTCAGTATTTCGGCCAAATGGACGTACGACTTCCTGTTGCAACAGGTGGTGCCTCACATACATCCCGAGAACGCGACCAGCATCATTTCTGAAGTTGGATGGCCCAGTGGAGGAGGTCATATCCAGGGCTCAGTAGCCGGGTTGTCTGAGCTACAATCATTCCTGGACAGCTGGATCTGCGACCCTCTAGACAGCACACATAAAGACATTGGCTGGTACTGGTTCGAGGCTATTGACCAGCCCTGGAAGGAGAGATGGAACACCCCGGACTCGCAATGGGAGACCCAATGGGGCCTGTTCAACGCCGACAGGGAGCTCAAGAACATCACCATCCCCACCTGTACCCTCCAGCGGCgagccaaagaaaaaaactaG
- the ALG6 gene encoding dolichyl-P-Glc:Man(9)GlcNAc(2)-PP-dolichol alpha-1,3-glucosyltransferase (Alpha 1,3 glucosyltransferase; involved in transfer of oligosaccharides from dolichyl pyrophosphate to asparagine residues of proteins during N-linked protein glycosylation; mutations in human ortholog are associated with disease; GO_component: GO:0005783 - endoplasmic reticulum [Evidence IEA]; GO_component: GO:0005783 - endoplasmic reticulum [Evidence IMP] [PMID 8877369]; GO_component: GO:0005789 - endoplasmic reticulum membrane [Evidence IEA,IEA]; GO_component: GO:0016021 - integral component of membrane [Evidence IEA]; GO_component: GO:0016021 - integral component of membrane [Evidence ISM] [PMID 12192589]; GO_component: GO:0016020 - membrane [Evidence IEA]; GO_function: GO:0042281 - dolichyl pyrophosphate Man9GlcNAc2 alpha-1,3-glucosyltransferase activity [Evidence IMP] [PMID 10336995]; GO_function: GO:0016740 - transferase activity [Evidence IEA]; GO_function: GO:0016757 - transferase activity, transferring glycosyl groups [Evidence IEA]; GO_function: GO:0016758 - transferase activity, transferring hexosyl groups [Evidence IEA]; GO_function: GO:0016758 - transferase activity, transferring hexosyl groups [Evidence IMP] [PMID 8877369]; GO_process: GO:0009060 - aerobic respiration [Evidence IMP] [PMID 15794922]; GO_process: GO:0006490 - oligosaccharide-lipid intermediate biosynthetic process [Evidence IMP] [PMID 10336995]; GO_process: GO:0006486 - protein glycosylation [Evidence IEA]; GO_process: GO:0006486 - protein glycosylation [Evidence IMP] [PMID 8877369]) — protein MSSQGLAYAKNASDAAKRAAAGLSGSPRGGGNGSPSLNRSGSQTTPASSPGPSLGHGSSITANRAAGSPASQRQSSPLKSSLKNGSRGGTNSNSNNGIISNNGNGNGSGNGNGNGSNSSGNGSSKSHGTGTKGSGAAANRPGSWSGSTAGSSQSQLRKRKANAGGGGGSSGPGSGVKTTGSASNSSPYSSRPGSSVNSPARSRRASYTGASGLPPSPLVNSPLFEFLSPFKGASTQWVARYIIISFAIIIRSAVALGPYSGFQSPPMHGDFEAQRHWMELTIHLPIDQWYFYDLQWWGLDYPPLTAYHSWLLGKIGSAFNPSWFALGSSRGLDDYDLKSYMRATVIFSELAVYIPAVIWFVRWSGTKSPNKLSPIDQSIAAAAIIFQPAVILIDHGHFQYNTVMLGLALLSVVNLVNGHRLSSALFFVLALGFKQMALYYAPIIFAYMLGDCIFPRPNIIRLLGIGVVVILTFSALFGPLLLSGGVPVILQSIHRIFPFSRGLWEDKVANLWCTANTFVKLKTLFDDKQLQLASLVATLVSITPAMIIVFFKPRPELLPWALSAGAWGFFLFSFQVHEKSVLLPLMPATVLLSYPDPNIVSNVVWINNIATFSLWPLLHREGLVLQYVVIVFLWNWLIGNLNPSRFWKILPNSWFMRLVHTGSYTAAIALHLAEYLYPTALGFTARYPDLYILGNVTLSFACFSLFWLWTLYKLATI, from the coding sequence ATGTCGAGTCAGGGTCTGGCGTACGCGAAGAATGCGTCGGACGCCGCGAAAagggctgctgctggtctgTCGGGGTCGCCTCGGGGAGGAGGAAATGGTAGTCCCAGCTTGAATCGGTCTGGTTCACAAACCACGCCAGCCAGCTCTCCTGGACCGTCATTAGGCCACGGAAGTTCAATTACCGCTAATCGAGCCGCTGGGTCTCCAGCTAGCCAGCGTCAAAGCTCGCCTTTGAAATCGAGTCTGAAGAATGGCTCCAGGGGGGGTACCAACAGTAACAGTAATAATGGCATAATCAGTAACAATGGTAATGGAAATGGTAGTGGAaatggcaatggcaatggcagcaatagcagtgGGAATGGCAGCAGTAAAAGTCATGGAACCGGTACCAAAGGatcaggtgctgctgcaaaCCGACCGGGGTCGTGGTCTGGATCCACTGCTGGGTCGTCTCAGTCCCAGCTTCGTAAACGAAAGGCtaatgctggtggtggtggcggtTCTAGTGGTCCAGGTTCTGGTGTGAAAACTACTGGATCGGCTTCGAATTCGAGTCCGTACTCATCTCGACCCGGATCTTCTGTTAATAGCCCGGCCAGATCCAGGAGAGCCAGTTATACAGGAGCATCGGGTCTGCCTCCATCACCACTGGTCAATTCCCCGTTATTCGAATTTCTTTCGCCTTTTAAAGGCGCTTCTACTCAATGGGTGGCCAGATATATCATTATCTCGTTTGCTATTATTATACGGTCGGCAGTAGCTCTTGGCCCATATTCAGGATTTCAGTCCCCTCCGATGCACGGAGATTTCGAGGCTCAGAGACACTGGATGGAATTGACTATCCATTTGCCAATAGATCAATGGTACTTTTATGACCTTCAATGGTGGGGACTGGATTATCCACCCTTGACAGCATATCATTCTTGGTTATTAGGCAAAATTGGTTCGGCTTTTAATCCCAGCTGGTTTGCTCTGGGCTCTTCTCGGGGTCTCGACGACTATGATTTAAAATCTTATATGAGAGCCACTGTCATATTTTCCGAGCTGGCGGTTTATATTCCAGCTGTTATCTGGTTTGTGAGATGGAGTGGTACTAAGAGCCCTAATAAACTGAGTCCTATTGACCAGTCTatagcagctgctgctattatcTTTCAGCCGGCTGTTATTCTTATTGATCATGGCCATTTCCAGTATAATACGGTCATGCTCGGTCTGGCTTTGTTGTCTGTAGTCAATCTTGTCAATGGTCATCGTCTCAGCTCAGCTCTGTTCTTTGTATTGGCACTTGGTTTTAAACAGATGGCTCTTTACTACGCGCCAATCATCTTTGCTTATATGCTGGGTGACTGTATCTTCCCTCGACCCAATATCATTCGTTTACTGGGTATTGGAGTAGTAGTGATCTTAACGTTTTCTGCACTGTTTGGACCCTTGTTATTATCAGGAGGAGTTCCTGTGATTCTTCAAAGCATCCATCGTATCTTCCCATTTTCACGGGGTCTTTGGGAAGATAAAGTCGCTAATTTGTGGTGTACTGCCAATACTTTTGTCAAACTCAAGACTCTCTTTGACGATAAACAGCTACAATTAGCGAGTCTTGTCGCGACACTGGTTTCTATCACACCAGCCATGATCattgtatttttcaaacCACGACCGGAACTGCTTCCATGGGCATTAAGTGCTGGAGCATGGGGTTTTTTCCTGTTCTCTTTCCAAGTTCACGAAAAAAGCGTCCTTCTGCCATTAATGCCAGCCACAGTGCTACTCTCGTACCCGGATCCGAACATTGTATCCAATGTCGTCTGGATCAACAACATCGCGACCTTCTCACTGTGGCCCTTGCTGCACCGAGAAGGGCTCGTTCTGCAGTACGTGGTTATCGTGTTCCTGTGGAACTGGCTTATCGGCAACCTCAACCCCTCGCGGTTTTGGAAAATCCTCCCCAACTCGTGGTTCATGAGACTCGTACACACCGGCTCCTACACAGCCGCCATCGCCCTCCACCTGGCCGAATACCTCTACCCAACGGCCCTCGGTTTCACGGCACGCTACCCGGACCTCTACATCCTCGGCAACGTGACCCTGTCATTCGCATgtttctctctcttctgGCTATGGACCCTATATAAACTAGCTACAATCTGA
- a CDS encoding Cell wall endo-beta-1,3-glucanase yields the protein MEMLVTYIEYVKAYLRKQGIKDIPVGTSEIGSKWTHDLAKHVDILAANIHPFFGGVNVQNSTKWTYDFLLRQVAGRISPANVMYIISEVGWPSGGGALHEAVAGEKEMQMFLDNWLCTNQDTDVGWYWYEAFDQPWKDKWNTESFQWESQWGLFTADRKLKNITIPLCSQNTS from the coding sequence ATGGAAATGCTAGTTACATATATTGAATATGTCAAGGCGTATCTACGAAAACAAGGAATAAAAGATATCCCTGTAGGCACCTCAGAAATTGGGTCGAAATGGACACATGATCTGGCGAAGCATGTCGACATCTTGGCAGCCAACATACACCCGTTTTTTGGAGGGGTCAACGTCCAGAATTCTACCAAGTGGACTTATGACTTCCTTCTCCGACAAGTAGCGGGTAGAATAAGTCCAGCAAATGTGATGTACATTATATCGGAAGTTGGTTGGCCAAGCGGAGGAGGTGCTCTACATGAGGCAGTTGcaggagaaaaagagatgCAGATGTTTTTGGACAACTGGTTGTGCACGAATCAGGATACTGATGTCGGTTGGTATTGGTATGAAGCATTTGATCAACCTTGGAAGGATAAATGGAATACAGAAAGCTTTCAGTGGGAGTCTCAATGGGGACTGTTCACCGCAGATAGGAAACTGAAGAACATTACTATTCCCCTGTGTTCACAGAATACCAGCTAG